CATTGATCTTAGAAACTGGGTTAATAAGGTCAGCCGGATCTAGCTGATTACCGCAGGTATCACACTGATCTCCCCGGGCACCTTCAGTGCCACAAATCGGACAGGTACCTTCAATATAACGATCAGGAAGAGTGCGTCCCGTCGAGGGTGAGATCGCTCCCATAGTGGTTTCTTTGATCATGTACCCGTTTTGGTACAAACCTTTAAACAACTGCTGCACAATCGCATAGTGGTTACGAGTAGTTGTGCGTGTGAAAAGGTCGTAGCTTAAGCCCAAACCAGTGAGATCTTCGACAATTTGACGATTATAGCGATCGGCAAGTTCTTTAACTGTGACGCCTTCTTTATCGGCTTGCACCAACAACGGCGTACCGTGCTCATCGGTGCCCGAAACCATAAGAACATTTGCACCGCGCATTCGCTGATAACGAGCAAAAACATCTGAGGGAACACCAAAACCTGCCACGTGTCCAATGTGGCGAGGGCCGTTGGCATATGGCCAAGCGACGGAGACGAGCACATTATTCATAGCTACCTACCTTATCAGCGAGCCTTTAAAACTGCGTCATACAGCTCTTTCTTACGTACGCCATATTCTTTTGCCACTTGACTACAGGCATCTTTAAGCCGCTGTCCTGTTGTTACTAATTGTTCTACCTCGTCAACAAGCTCGCTAACATCACGTAGTACTGCGGTACGAACCCCTTCAATAACAACAGTGATTTCTCCGCGCAAGCCCCCGCTTGCCCACTGGGCTAGTTCTGCCAAACTAGCACGTTTGACCTCTTCAAAGGTTTTGGTCAATTCACGCACAACTGCTGCCCTGCGATCTGGACCTAAAACTTCAACAGCTTGTGCCAAAGTATCGGCAATGCGGTGCGGAGACTCGAAAAAACATACCGTGCGAGTTTCAGTGCGTAAAGATTCCAACCAGCTACGTCTTTGCCCGCTTTTACGTGGCGCAAAACCATCGAAAGCAAATTTACCCACCTGCAAACC
This DNA window, taken from Corynebacterium kutscheri, encodes the following:
- the rsmI gene encoding 16S rRNA (cytidine(1402)-2'-O)-methyltransferase — protein: MTNSAAQAVAPLPRGIILAATPLGNIGDASPRLKQALAEADYIAAEDTRRTRQLALALGVDIRGQVLSNFDHNEDGRAQQLIDYARHATVVVVTDAGMPLVSDPGFALVEKAHDAGIPITCFPGPSAVTTALALSGLQVGKFAFDGFAPRKSGQRRSWLESLRTETRTVCFFESPHRIADTLAQAVEVLGPDRRAAVVRELTKTFEEVKRASLAELAQWASGGLRGEITVVIEGVRTAVLRDVSELVDEVEQLVTTGQRLKDACSQVAKEYGVRKKELYDAVLKAR